ACGCGATGGCGGAGCTCACCCGCTGACTCGCGGATCAGTCGAGGCTGGAAACGCCTGGCACGTCCGGGCCCTCGCCGCGCAGCAGCACGGAGAACGGTCCGCCGCGCTCGGCGTTGACGCGGGTGCCGAGCACGCTGAGGGCGACGCTGAAGGCGCGTTCGTCGGCGCGGGCGAAGGGGGCCCAACCCTCCCAGAGGAGTACGACGCCGTCCTGGTCGCCGCCGTCGACGTCGGAGAGCAGGTCGGCGAGGGCGTCGAAGTTCTGGCCGTAGTAGTCGGGGAAACCGAGCGCCTGACCGATGCCCTCGAGGAACTCCTGCTTCGACTCGGTGCCGACGCCGTCGAGGCGGGCGAAGCGCCAGCCCGCGTGCTCGACGGTGTGCTGCACGTCGGCGGCCGGGAAGGCGCCGTGCCAGGTGTAGATGCCGGCGGGGGTGTGCCCGGCCAGCAGTGCCGCCAGTCCACTCATCGAGCGATCCTCTCGAAGCTGCTGTAGTGGTCCTCGGTCCAGTAGAGCTCGTCCTGCTCGCCGGCGATGATGCGGCGGGCGCCGCGGTCGTCGGAGTCGGGCGTGGGCACGGTGTACTCCCGGTAGTAGCCGTCGATCTCGCCGGGCAGCAGGCCCTCGAAGTTGCCGAACCTCGAGCCGTCCTGCTCCGGGTACGGGAACGGCCCGCCGGCGTCGATCAACGCGACGGCCTCGGCCGCCTCGGGCGGCAGCGTCGAGAGCTGGACGACCGGCAACCCGCTGACGGAGTCGTTGCCGGCGCTCGCCGGCTCAGGCTCGGTGTCACCGCTGGCCGACCAGATGATCCCGAGCACCGCGACGGCGACGAGCAGTCCGAGCAGCGCCCGCTTGTTGCTCATGTCCAGCGACCCTAGTGGTCCCGGACGGCGGCCACGACGGTCAGAAGGCCATCGACTGGGCGCGGCGCTTGACCTCGGCGCCGCGGTTCTCGCGCAGCGCGTCGATCGGCCGGCCGGGCAGCTCGAGGTCGGTGAACAGCCAGGCGATGCTCTCGCGGTCGTCGTACCCACCGTCGTGGAGCACGGTGAGCAGTCCGGGCAGGCCCTTGACGACGAGGCCGTCCTGCACGAAGTCGGCGGGCACCTGCTGCCCGGCACCCGGTGAGGGTACGGCGGCGGCGAGCTCGTGCTCGCGGATCATCGTGCGGACCCGGCTGACCGAGACGCCGAGCCGGCGGCCGGTCTCGGCCCAGTCGATCCACTCGGGCACCAGCACGGACAGGTCGGGCTCTTCACTCATGGGGACAACTCTGCCACTGCTGGCCGTCTCATCGGACATCCGAGAGCTTCACACCTGCGTGAGCCTGGTAACGGCGGTTGATGCTGATCAGGTTGACGCTCAGTGCCTCGACCTGGTGGGGTTTCGCAGCCGGGCGGCGAAGACCCCGCGAATGCCCGGGATGGCGTCGGCCAGCGCCTGCACGAGATCGGTCGCCTCACGGTCGCCGCCGAGCACGAGCACGTCGGTGTCCACCGGCCAGCCGTCGGCCTGAGCGACCCCTCACGCCACGCCGCAACCCGGCGCGTTGGCCCACGAGCGACGCTCATCCGTACGATTGAGCTCCCGGATCCTTCCCCATCCGGCAGACGGAGGTCCAGCCGTGGAGCCAGACGAGCGCGCCCGCACTGTCCGCGCCTCATCCGGCGACCCCTTGGTGGGTCGTCTGCTGGACCGCAGATACCGCATCGGACCGCGCATCGCCCGCGGCGGCATGGCCAGCGTCTACGAAGCCACCGACATCCGGCTCGACCGCGTCGTGGCCATCAAGGTCATGCACCCCGGACTCGGTGACGACGACGAGTTCGCCGCTCGCTTCGTGCGCGAGGCGCGCGCGGCAGCGAAGCTCTCGCACCCCAACGTGGTCGGCGTCTTCGACCAGGGCGAGGAGGACGGCGTCGTCTTCCTGGCGATGGAGCTCGTCCCCGGCCACACGCTGCGCGACGTCATCCGCAAGGAGGCGCCGATGTCCCCGTCGCGGGCGCTGGCGCTGATGGAGCCCGTGCTCTCGGCCCTTGCCGCCGCCCACCGCGCCGGCCTGATCCACCGCGACATCAAGCCCGAGAACGTGCTCATCGCCGACGACGGCCGGGTCAAGGTGGCCGACTTCGGACTGGCCAAGGCGGTCAGCACCGACACCCAGCACACCGCGACGGGCGGCGTACTCATCGGCACCGTCTCCTACCTTGCACCCGAGCTGGTCATCGACGGCCGCTCCGACGCCCGCGCCGACGTCTATGCCGCCGGCGTGGTGATGTACGAGCTGCTCACCGGCCACAAGCCGCACGAGGGCGAGTCGCCGATCCAGGTGGCCTACAAGCACGTGCACGAGGACGTCCCGCCGCCGTCGGCGATCGTCCCCGGCCTCCCGGCGTACGTCGACGCGCTGGTCGCGCGGGCCACGGCTCGCGATCGTGGCCAGCGGCCCGCCGACGCCGCCGTACTCCTGCACCAGCTGCACCGGGTCAGCCAGGCGCTCGGCGCCGGCGTGCCCGAGGACCCCGAGCTCGTCGCCGACCTGATGCCAATACGCGCCGACGTGGTCGACCTGCCCGACCTCGACGACGGGCCCGAGTGGCTCGACACCAGCGACCTCGCTGAGGTGCGTCACGAGCCGGTCGAGCACCGCACCACGGCCGTCCCGGTGCTGCCCGCGTCGGTGGTGCCCGCTCCGCGCGGTGGCATCGACCGGCTGCCCGTTCCCCGTGCCGACTCCGGGCCGGTGGCTGCGCGGCCCCGGCGCTCGCGCCGCGGCCCGATCACGCTCCTCCTGGCCGTGTTGTTGGTGGCCGCCCTCGCCGGTGGTGCCTGGTGGTTCGGGTCGGCTCGCTACACCACGACGCCCGGCGTACTCGGTGTCGAGCAGGCGACTGCCGAGGCCGAGCTGACCAAGGCCGGCCTCGAGAGCGACGTCGGCGACCCGGCGTACTCCGAGAGCGTCGCAGCCGGGCTCGTGCTCTCCACCGATCCAGAGCCCGGCGACCGCGTGCTCGACGCCGGCACCGTCACCCTGGTGCTGTCGGCCGGGCCTGAGCGCTATGCCGTGCCGGAGGTGACCGGCCAGACGCTGGACCAGGCACAGGACGCGCTGCTCAGGAGCAACCTTGCGTTCGGCAAGGCGATCGAGACGTTCAGCGAGACGGCGCCAGAGGGTGTCGTGATCGCGAGCGACCCCGTCGCCGGCACCTCGCTCAAGCCCGACGCGGCGGTCAACCTCGTCGTCAGCTTGGGCCGCAAGCCACTGAACCTCAAGGACTTCACCGGCAAGAGCGCCGACCGTGCCGAGCAGGTGATGGAGAAGCGTGGTCTGGTCGTCGACCGCGACCAGGAGGAGTACAGCGACACCGTGCCCGCCGGTCTCGTCATCGGCCAGAACCCCACCAGCGGCACCCTCTTCAAGGGCGAGACCGTCACCATCGTCGTGTCGAAGGGGCCTGAGCTGGTCGAGGTCCCGCAAGTGGTGGCGATGGGCGTCGAGGCGGCCACCGAACGGTTGGAGGCGCTGGGCTTCGAGGTCGACGTCGAGAACTCCGACAACTACATCGGTGTCGGGTTCGTCTTCAGCTCCGATCCCGATGCCGGCGAGCTGGTGCCCAAGGGCTCCACGGTCACGCTGTACCTGATTTAGCGTTTCGTCGGGAATCCTCCCCTGTCATTAGGGTTCCGGGCATGAGCAGCAGCGCACCCGTCGACCCCGTCTGCCACGACGAGTCACGTCGTACGACGGTGCTCGCGATGCTGGCACTGCTGGCCACGACGGCGTGCTGGGGCTCGACGTTCTTCCTCATCAAGGATCTGCTCGACCGGGTGCCGACGCTCGACTTCCTGGCGGTCCGGTTCGCGATCGCCTCGGTCGCGCTGGTGGTCGGCTTCCCGAAGGCGCTGGGCCGGCTCTCGTCCGAGTCGCGGAAGCACGCGCTCGTGCTGGGCCTGCTGTACGGCGTCGCGCAGATCCTCCAGACCGCCGGGCTCGCGCACACGGCAGCCAGTGTCAGCGGCTTCATCACGGGCATGTACGTCGTGTTCACGCCCCTGCTGGCCGCCGTACTGCTGCGCAGCAAGATCACCCTGATGACCTGGCTGGCCGTCGCGCTGGCCACCGCCGGACTGGGGGTGCTGACGCTGCAGGGCCTCTCCGTGGGGTACGGCGAGGCGCTGACGCTGCTGGCCGCCATCCTCTACGCGCTGCACATCGTCGGGCTCGGCGCATGGTCGCGGGCGGGCGAGGCGGTCGGCATGACGATCGTGCAGATCATGGTGATCACGGTGGTCTGCTTCGTCGCCACGATCCCCGACGGCATCGTGCTGCCCAGCACCGGCCGCGACTGGCTGTCGGTGATCTACATGGCGGTCTTCGCCGGTGCGCTGGCGCTGGTGGCGCAGACGTGGGCGCAGGCGCACCTGCCGCCGACCCGCAGCGCGATCATCATGAGCATGGAGCCGGTCTTCGCCGCGTTCTTCGCGGTGCTGCTCGGCAGCGAGTCGGTGACCGGCCGGCTGATGGTCGGCGGGCTGATGGTGTTCGGGGCGATGCTGGTAGTAGAGCTGGCGCCCCGGCGCAAGATCGAGGGCGAAGTCACCCACATCGCCGTGTGACGCCGTCTGGCGGACCGGTTGGGCAAACCCGGCGCCGCCTGCCTAGTCTGTCGAGCGTCCTGGACGCCTGGAGGATCTGCCGATGACGACCTGTGCCGCCTGTGGCCACGAGCTGGGCCTCGGCCGCTTCTGCACCAACTGTGGAGCGGCGCTGCCCGAGGACGCTGCCGCGACGACCGAGCACGACTGGCGCAACGACACGATGGTGCGCGACCGCGAGAGCGGCTCGGCGTTCCTGCCGCCGCCGGCCCCGGAGCCGGTCCAGCCCGTCGCCCTCGCTCCTGAGCCCGATCCCGCCCGCGCCACGCGCACGCCCCGCGAGGTCCCGCGCTGGCTGCCGTGGCTGCTCGGCTGGCTGCTGCTGGCCGTGATCGCGGCGATGATCGGCTGGACCTACGGCAGCGGCGGACCTGCCAACGACGAGGCAGCCGGCTCGAACGGCGCGTCCGGCAGCACCGGTGACGGTGCACCCGAGTCGCCGGCCCCGGCCGAGCTCCCCGCCGACGCAGCCGACATCACCGAGGCGGCAACGGCCACCGCTCCCGACACGGCCCCGCCCAACCAGGACATCGACGGAAATGCGGTCACGTACGACGCCGTGCACATGCTCGACGGCAACCCGTCGACCGCGTGGCGGATGTCGGGCGACGGCACCGGCGTCGTGCTCACGTTCACCCTGCCCGAGGCGACCCGACTCGTGTCGGTGGGCCTGGTCAACGGGTATGCCAAGATCGACGGCTCGGTCAACTGGTACCCACGCAACCGCCGCATCGACTCGGTCACCTGGGGGTTCGACGACGGCAGCACGCTGCGCCAGGACCTCATCGACAACCCGGCCCTGCAGACGATCGGTGTCGACGGCGGCGTGGTCACCTCATCGGTCACGCTCACCCTGACCAGCGTCTCGGCGCCGGGCGACGACGACGGCCGCGACTTCACGCCGGTCAGTGACGTCCGGCTGATCGGCTCGGCAGCCAGCTAGGCCAGCCGGGCGAGGATCGCGGCGGCGCGCGCGGCGTCTGCGCGGGTGACGTCGAGATGCGTGACGATGCGTACGGCGCGCGGCCCGACCGCGGAGATGCGGACTCCCTCGTCCGCGGCAGCGGCCACGAACGCCGCCGCGTCGGCGCGCGGCACCACCACGATGTTGGTGTCGACTCCGGTCGGATCGACACCGCAGGCCTCGGCCAGCAGCCGGGCGTGCTCGTGGTCGTCGGCCAGCCGTTCGATGTGGTGGTCGAGGGCGTACAGGCCGGCGGCGGCGAGGATGCCGGTCTGCCGCATGCCACCGCCCATGCGCTTGCGCCAGATGCGCGACTCGGCGATCGCCTCGCGGCCCCCGACGACCAGTGAGCCGACGGGGGCGCCGAGCCCCTTCGACAGGCAGACACTCAGCACGGCGG
This is a stretch of genomic DNA from Nocardioides sp. InS609-2. It encodes these proteins:
- a CDS encoding barstar family protein; translation: MSGLAALLAGHTPAGIYTWHGAFPAADVQHTVEHAGWRFARLDGVGTESKQEFLEGIGQALGFPDYYGQNFDALADLLSDVDGGDQDGVVLLWEGWAPFARADERAFSVALSVLGTRVNAERGGPFSVLLRGEGPDVPGVSSLD
- a CDS encoding DMT family transporter, whose translation is MSSSAPVDPVCHDESRRTTVLAMLALLATTACWGSTFFLIKDLLDRVPTLDFLAVRFAIASVALVVGFPKALGRLSSESRKHALVLGLLYGVAQILQTAGLAHTAASVSGFITGMYVVFTPLLAAVLLRSKITLMTWLAVALATAGLGVLTLQGLSVGYGEALTLLAAILYALHIVGLGAWSRAGEAVGMTIVQIMVITVVCFVATIPDGIVLPSTGRDWLSVIYMAVFAGALALVAQTWAQAHLPPTRSAIIMSMEPVFAAFFAVLLGSESVTGRLMVGGLMVFGAMLVVELAPRRKIEGEVTHIAV
- the pknB gene encoding Stk1 family PASTA domain-containing Ser/Thr kinase — its product is MEPDERARTVRASSGDPLVGRLLDRRYRIGPRIARGGMASVYEATDIRLDRVVAIKVMHPGLGDDDEFAARFVREARAAAKLSHPNVVGVFDQGEEDGVVFLAMELVPGHTLRDVIRKEAPMSPSRALALMEPVLSALAAAHRAGLIHRDIKPENVLIADDGRVKVADFGLAKAVSTDTQHTATGGVLIGTVSYLAPELVIDGRSDARADVYAAGVVMYELLTGHKPHEGESPIQVAYKHVHEDVPPPSAIVPGLPAYVDALVARATARDRGQRPADAAVLLHQLHRVSQALGAGVPEDPELVADLMPIRADVVDLPDLDDGPEWLDTSDLAEVRHEPVEHRTTAVPVLPASVVPAPRGGIDRLPVPRADSGPVAARPRRSRRGPITLLLAVLLVAALAGGAWWFGSARYTTTPGVLGVEQATAEAELTKAGLESDVGDPAYSESVAAGLVLSTDPEPGDRVLDAGTVTLVLSAGPERYAVPEVTGQTLDQAQDALLRSNLAFGKAIETFSETAPEGVVIASDPVAGTSLKPDAAVNLVVSLGRKPLNLKDFTGKSADRAEQVMEKRGLVVDRDQEEYSDTVPAGLVIGQNPTSGTLFKGETVTIVVSKGPELVEVPQVVAMGVEAATERLEALGFEVDVENSDNYIGVGFVFSSDPDAGELVPKGSTVTLYLI
- a CDS encoding Rv2175c family DNA-binding protein, which produces MSEEPDLSVLVPEWIDWAETGRRLGVSVSRVRTMIREHELAAAVPSPGAGQQVPADFVQDGLVVKGLPGLLTVLHDGGYDDRESIAWLFTDLELPGRPIDALRENRGAEVKRRAQSMAF
- a CDS encoding ribonuclease domain-containing protein, producing the protein MSNKRALLGLLVAVAVLGIIWSASGDTEPEPASAGNDSVSGLPVVQLSTLPPEAAEAVALIDAGGPFPYPEQDGSRFGNFEGLLPGEIDGYYREYTVPTPDSDDRGARRIIAGEQDELYWTEDHYSSFERIAR